The genomic interval AAAATTAATATATTAAAAAAGCTTTTCGATCTAATTGAAAAGCTTTTTTTATGCTTTTATTTTGATTTCGACTGTAAGAATAGAAGTATATTTACAACTAAAGAATCGTATTTATAGATCTTTACTGTAAATCTTTTAATATTTCAAAAAATTATATGAAAATAGGAATTGTTTGTTACCCAACATTTGGGGGAAGTGGAGTAGTAGCTACGGAATTGGGAATGGCTTTGGCAGATAAAGGACATGAAGTCCATTTTATTACTTATAACCAGCCAGTTCGTTTAGACTTTCTATCTCATAACCTACATTTTCATCAAGTTGTAATAGAAGAATACCCTCTTTTTGAATACCAACCTTATGAATTAGCGCTGTCTAGTAAAATGGTAGAAGTAGTTAAAAAGCATGATTTAGAAGTTTTACATGTACATTATGCAATACCACATGCGTATGCAGCATATATGGCAAAACAAATGTTAAAAGAAAAAGGTTTAGATGTTAGGGTTGTAACTACTTTGCACGGAACAGATATTACTTTGGTAGGTAGTCATCCTACTTATAAAACGGCTGTAGAATTTAGTATTAATAATTCTGATGTAGTTACTGCAGTTTCTAATAATTTAAAAGAAACCACAAATACGTTATTCAATATTACAAAAGATATTAAAGTAATTTATAATTTTATTGATGTTGAAAAATATAATAATGCACATAAAGAAGAGTGTAAAAGAATAGCATTAGCAAAACCAAATGAACGAATTTTTACACACGTAAGTAATTTTAGACCTGTAAAGAGAGTAGAAGATGTTGTTAGAATTTTTAGTGAAGTAAGAAAAGAAATTCCTTCTAAACTATTAATGATTGGTGAAGGGCCAGAAAGAGCAAAAGCAGAAAAAGTTGTAAAAGACTTAAAACTAACAGAAGATGTATTCTTTTTAGGAAACAGTACAGAAGTAGCTAAAATATTATGTTATACAGATGTTTTTCTATTGCCTTCGCAAACAGAAAGTTTTGGTTTAGCTGCTTTAGAAGCAATGGCGGCAGGTACTGCTGTAATATCTACCAATACAGGTGGTTTACCAGAAGTAAATATTCATGGAGAAACTGGTTATTTAAGCAATTTGGGTGATGTAGCAGATATGGCAAAAAATGCGATCTCAATTGTAAAAGATGATATTACTTTAGAAAGGTTTAAGAAAAATGCTAAAAATCATACTAAGCAGTTTTCTTTAGAAAATATATTACCAGTTTATGAAGAAATTTATAAATCTTGTTATAAAAGTAACGTTATATAGATATAAAAAAGCTCAAACATTAATTTGTTTGAGCTTTTTAACTTTTATAATTTATAGAATCTTATTTTCCAAAAAGACCACCTAATAAACCTCCAATTCCTCCAGAGTTTTTATTATCACCACCTAAAAACATTCCAGCAACATCATCTACAACACTTCCATCTCCATCTGCATCTAGTATTTTTTCTAAGAAGCTTTGTTCGTTAGCTGCGTCATTACCACCTAACATTCCGCCTAATAAACCACCTAGTCCAGAAGAATCTGTAACGTTGTTTTCTTTAGATTGTTTTGCTAAAACACCCATTAATATTGGTGCAGCTACTTTTAAAATATTAGCAACAGAACCAGCATCTAAGCCAGATTTCTGACCAATAACTTGCTCAACACCTTGTTGTTTACTTCCTAAAATATGTCCTAATATTCCAGCACCATCTTGTTTTACACTTTCATCTACACCACCATCAAATAAACCTCCAAGGTTGTCTAAGATACTACCATCATGTTTACCCGATAGAGCCCCCATTAATCCAGCAGCACCTTCTGGTGTAGCGGAATTTCTTTCCATAGCTTTCATTAACACTGGTAAAGCCATTGTTAAAACACTACTTGTTTTGCTCGTGTCATTTCCTGTTGACCCAGAAACTCCTGAGATTATTTGTTTTCCTAAATCACTATTTAATATGTCTAAAATACCTGCCATTTTATGTTTTTAATAATTAATATGAATCTTTTCTAAAAATTATGACACAATATACAAATAAAGTCACATATACTTTAATTTTTTTTTTACCTTTCAAAATCTTAATTTTTAAACTATTTAATGAAAAAACTAGCATTACACTGGAAGATTTTAATTGGTATGGTTCTTGGAATTCTTTTCGGTTTCATCATGAACTCTGTTGAAGGAGGTAAAGGTTTTGTTACAGATTGGATAAAACCATTTGGCACCATTTTTATAAACTTATTAAAACTAATTGCAGTACCCCTAATTTTGGCTTCTTTAATTAAAGGAATTTCTGATTTAAAAGATATTTCTAAAATTAAAAAAATGGGAATTAGAACTATGATTATCTACATGTTAACTACTTTGGTTGCTATTGTAATTGGCTTAGGTATTGTAAATGTGGTAAAACCAGGAGTAGGTATGTCTGCAGACACAATAGAGAAGATAAAGGCTAAATATGAAACATCTTCTGATGTTGTAGACAAATTAACAAAAGCGAGTGCACAAAGTAATACAGGACCACTACAGTCTTTAGTAGATATCTTTCCGAGTAATATTTTTACATCATTAAGTGATGCAAGTATGCTTCAAATTATCTTTTTTGCTCTATTTGTTGGAGTTTCTTTATTGTTAATTCCAGAGAAAAAAGCAAAACCATTAATGAATTTCTTTGATTCCTTAAATGAAGTTGTCATGAAAATGGTAGATTTAATTATGCTTTTTGCTCCGTATGCCGTATTTGCGTTATTAGCAAATGTTATTATTGCTTTTGATGATACAGAAATCCTTTTAAAACTTTTAGTTTATGCCCTTTGTGTAGTTGGAGGTTTATTACTAATGATAGGATTCTATCTAATTTTAGTGAGTGTTTATACAAAAAAATCACCTCTTTGGTTTTTAAAACAAATAAGTCCGGCACAATTATTAGCATTTTCAACAAGTTCTAGCGCTGCAACCTTACCAGTAACTATGGAAAGGGTAGAAGAACATTTAGGTGTAGATCCAGAAGTAGCAGGTTTTGTTTTACCAGTAGGAGCCACCATTAATATGGATGGTACAAGTTTATACCAAGCCATTGCAGCAGTTTTTATTATGCAAGTAATATGGCCAGAAGGGCTTACTTTTTCTAATCAGCTTGTTATTGTAGCCACTGCTTTATTAGCTTCTATTGGTTCTGCAGCTGTACCTAGTGCAGGTATGGTTATGTTGGTTATTGTTTTAGAATCGATAGGTTTTCCAGCGGAATTATTACCAATTGGATTGGCGCTTATTTTTGCTGTAGACAGACCTTTAGATATGATGAGAACTACTGTAAATGTAACAGGAGATGCTACTGTAGCTATGATAATTGCTAAGTCTTTAGATAAATTACATGATGATCCTAAACCAAAAGATTGGGATGATAATTATGATGATGTAAAGTAGTTTTCTATAACTTTTCTAACTCTTTAATATGATGTCCTTAAAAATAACAAAACCGATAGTTTCTGTAGGTTGGTTACAAGATAATTTAGAACATAAAAATCTAATTATTTTAGATTGTACGATACCAAAAGTTACTGAAAAGTCAAATACCGTTAAATCTGATGAAAAAACACAGATTAAAGGTGCTATTTTTTTTGATATTAAAAACACTTTTTCTGATGTAAACGGAAAATTTCCGAACACCATTTTATCATCAAAAGAATTTGAATATAAAGCACAAGAATTAGGAATTAATACTGATAGTTTTATTGTTTGTTATGACGATTTAGGAATATATTCTTCACCAAGAGTTTGGTGGATGTTTCAATTAATGGGCTTTACAAACGTTGCTGTTTTAGATGGCGGTTTTCCTGAATGGATTGCAAATAAATACCCTATTGAAAATCAACAAAAGAATTCACGTTCAAAAGGTGATTTTAAGGTGAATTATCAATCAGAAAAAATTAAATTTACAAAAGATATTTTGAATGCAATTAATAATGAAACTATTTTAATTGCTGATGCACGCTCCAAAGGTCGTTTTAATAGTACCGAACCAGAACCTAGAAGTGATGTAAAAGGAGGTCATATACCTAATTCTGTAAGTTTGCCTTTTAGTGAAATTATAGAAAATGGAACATTCAAATCTGAAGCAGCATTAAAAGTTATCTTCAAAGAGATAAACCCAGAAAAGAAACCTTTTATTTTTTCTTGCGGAACAGGAATCACTGCTTCGGTGTTGGCTTTAGGTGCAGAAATATCAGGATCTAAAAACTATGCTGTTTATGATGGTTCTTGGACAGAGTGGGGAAGTACGGAGAATTTACCAATAGAAATTTAAAATAAAATATGATGAACATCAATTGGACAAAAGAAGAATTTCAAACTTACGTATTGTTGTACGCGGCACAAAGTAACTATATAGAAACAGAATCTGAAAGTGAGTATATTTTATCGAAAGTAAATGAAACTTTATTTAATAGGATTCATACAGAGATTGTACATGATAATGATTATCAATCTATGGAGAAAATTAAAACATATTTAGCTGAAAATAAATACACAGATATTGAAAAAGAAAACCTTTTAAAAGATATAAAAAATGTCTTTTTTGCGGATGGTTCTGTAGATGTTTTAGAACGAAATGTATTTCTCTTATTGAAAAAAATTATAGCGTAAAACTAAAAAAGCTTCACAAATTGTGAAGCTTTTTTAGTTTTATATAAAGATTTAGCATCTATTTAGCAGGTAGAATTTTACCTACACATTCTCCAAAACCAATACGCACTTTATCATTTTTACAATGTGCACGCATAATTACAGTATCGTTATCATTTATAAATTTACGTTCTGTACCATCGTTTAACTTAATAGGGTTTTGTCCTCGCCAAGTTAACTCTAACATAGAACCGTAACTATCTTTTGTTGGACCAGAAATAGTACCAGATCCCATTAAATCTCCAGCTTCTACAGGACAACCATTCACAGTATGATGTGCTAATTGCTGTGCCATTGTCCAGTACATATATTTAAAATTAGAATTAGAAACAATAGTTTCTTTTCCGTTTTCTGGTTGTATACCTACTT from Polaribacter sejongensis carries:
- the bshA gene encoding N-acetyl-alpha-D-glucosaminyl L-malate synthase BshA, yielding MKIGIVCYPTFGGSGVVATELGMALADKGHEVHFITYNQPVRLDFLSHNLHFHQVVIEEYPLFEYQPYELALSSKMVEVVKKHDLEVLHVHYAIPHAYAAYMAKQMLKEKGLDVRVVTTLHGTDITLVGSHPTYKTAVEFSINNSDVVTAVSNNLKETTNTLFNITKDIKVIYNFIDVEKYNNAHKEECKRIALAKPNERIFTHVSNFRPVKRVEDVVRIFSEVRKEIPSKLLMIGEGPERAKAEKVVKDLKLTEDVFFLGNSTEVAKILCYTDVFLLPSQTESFGLAALEAMAAGTAVISTNTGGLPEVNIHGETGYLSNLGDVADMAKNAISIVKDDITLERFKKNAKNHTKQFSLENILPVYEEIYKSCYKSNVI
- a CDS encoding DUF937 domain-containing protein, yielding MAGILDILNSDLGKQIISGVSGSTGNDTSKTSSVLTMALPVLMKAMERNSATPEGAAGLMGALSGKHDGSILDNLGGLFDGGVDESVKQDGAGILGHILGSKQQGVEQVIGQKSGLDAGSVANILKVAAPILMGVLAKQSKENNVTDSSGLGGLLGGMLGGNDAANEQSFLEKILDADGDGSVVDDVAGMFLGGDNKNSGGIGGLLGGLFGK
- a CDS encoding dicarboxylate/amino acid:cation symporter, with amino-acid sequence MKKLALHWKILIGMVLGILFGFIMNSVEGGKGFVTDWIKPFGTIFINLLKLIAVPLILASLIKGISDLKDISKIKKMGIRTMIIYMLTTLVAIVIGLGIVNVVKPGVGMSADTIEKIKAKYETSSDVVDKLTKASAQSNTGPLQSLVDIFPSNIFTSLSDASMLQIIFFALFVGVSLLLIPEKKAKPLMNFFDSLNEVVMKMVDLIMLFAPYAVFALLANVIIAFDDTEILLKLLVYALCVVGGLLLMIGFYLILVSVYTKKSPLWFLKQISPAQLLAFSTSSSAATLPVTMERVEEHLGVDPEVAGFVLPVGATINMDGTSLYQAIAAVFIMQVIWPEGLTFSNQLVIVATALLASIGSAAVPSAGMVMLVIVLESIGFPAELLPIGLALIFAVDRPLDMMRTTVNVTGDATVAMIIAKSLDKLHDDPKPKDWDDNYDDVK
- a CDS encoding sulfurtransferase codes for the protein MMSLKITKPIVSVGWLQDNLEHKNLIILDCTIPKVTEKSNTVKSDEKTQIKGAIFFDIKNTFSDVNGKFPNTILSSKEFEYKAQELGINTDSFIVCYDDLGIYSSPRVWWMFQLMGFTNVAVLDGGFPEWIANKYPIENQQKNSRSKGDFKVNYQSEKIKFTKDILNAINNETILIADARSKGRFNSTEPEPRSDVKGGHIPNSVSLPFSEIIENGTFKSEAALKVIFKEINPEKKPFIFSCGTGITASVLALGAEISGSKNYAVYDGSWTEWGSTENLPIEI